The sequence ATGCCGCGGTTGGCGTATTAATCGCTATCTTTGCTAAAGCAATTCCAACTGTGGTGGCCAATATTCTACAGTAGATTACAGGTTATAAGTTATAGAAAACTAATCCTGGCCAAAGCCAGGATTAGTTTATTTTGTGCTAAAATCATCTTTATGGCGCCCCTGTGGCGGAATTGGCAGACGCGCAGCGTTTAGGCCGCTGTCTCTAAAGAGGTGCAGGTTCAAATCCTGCCAGGGGCACCAGAATAGAACTCAAAGGTTTTTCGGAGACCGAATTGTGGGCGGCGTTATGCGCCACCAATGAAATGACCCCTCAAAAATCAGAAAGTTTTATTGTTGGTGTAAAGATACACCAAAATTTTACGAAATACCGTAAGAGGCGCGAGTTTCCGCCAAAGGCGGATCTGCCTCTGGCATGACAAATCCCGCCCTGCCCACCAATCGCAACTAAATCCGGTAAAGATAAACCTTATCTTGCTTTTGAGAATATTTTAAGTTAGGGAAAACAGCGTCATTAATAACAACTCTGGCGCCGGACTTCAGTTCTTTTGTCAATTTTTTCTCCAGTCGGGACATAATAAAACTAATTCCGTAAATAACCACCAATTGATATTGGGATAAATCCTCTTGCCAAAAATCTTTTTGATGAATAAAAGCTTTGTCAGTTAAGCCGGCTCTTTTTATTCGGTAACGGCTCCACCAAACCAACAGAGGGTTAATCTCATAACCATGAGCCTCGGCTCCAGTCTGAGCCAAAGCAATCACAATTCTGCCGTCTCCAGAACCAAGGTCAACTGCTTTTTCTCCGGGCTTAATCCGGGCTAATTCAACCATTGTCCCAACTCTATCTTTTTCAGACGGAACAAAAGGCAGCCATCTAACTGCTGGAATTAAAAAAATAATCACGCCAATAAGAATAAGAATGGCAATTAAAGAAAAAACGAGATTAAGAAAAACTATGAACATAAATCAATTCAATTGACTAAGTTAGGGGTAAGCGGTATTATTTGAAAAATTATAACTTTATTCCCCCCATAGCTCAATTGGCAGAGCAGTTGCCTCTTAAGCAAACGGTTCCAGGTTCGAGCCCTGGTGGGGGGACAATATATAAACCATCTTACATTCTCTCTTGCCCAACTTTTTAAAATACGGACAAGATAGTCCACTTAACTTTCAATCTCTTGAGCTAGGTAAGCGGCGCCAATCGCCCCGGACCACTTTACGTTTTTCGCTTTTAAAATTTTTATTTTTTTTCTTGCCAGAGGAGACAAAATTAAATGTTTCATTGTCCTCCCGGCTTGTTTAATGAATAACGGCCAAGCATGAGCTAAACCTCCGCCAATCAAAATAATATCCGGCTCAATCAAATTAACTACATTAGCCAAAGCAATCCCCAAATTACTGCCGAACTCCTGCCAAAGCTTTTGATGTGTTTTATTGCCCTGGCGGGCTTTGTTTTCTGACTCAAGCGGCTTAAATCCTTTGGCCAAAAAGAATTCGCTGGCGCAAAAATTTTTCAGCTTCTTTTTTGATTTGTAATCAATAATCATCTGGTTCAATTCATAAGCAGTGTCAAAAGCGCCTGGGTCAATCCGGCCATTTTCCCAATAAGCGCCGCCAATATCAGTGCCTAAAGTTAGCATAAAAACTGATTCGGCGCGACTTAGATTTTTCATCTCGGCCCGCAGGGCCACATTAACATCATTGTCAAGCATTGTCTTGGCCTTATATTTTTGCTCAACAGCTTTTTTAATCTCTAAATCAACCAGATCCTTAACTACGCCGGCGTTAATCACCTTATTGTTTTTAACAATTCCGGGTACACCAATGCCAATTTTTTGCACTCCGGGCGTGAATAAAGAATTAAGAACTATAAATAAAGAATTAAGAAAAACCTTTTGGGTCACCCTTTTTACATCATGCAAAACTTCAGCTTTTTTAAAAATTTTATTATTTTGCATTAAAACCCCGCGAATTTTAGTTCCGCCAGCGTCAACGCCGATAACCAGAGCTGATTTTTGATTTTGAATTTTAGATTTTGAGTTTTTTCTCATTCTTATTATCTTAAATCAAAAATCTGATTTCGTAAACCAAAATCTCTTGGGCTTAACACGTCTTCTAACGACATCGCAAGTCGTAAATTTACGACTTGCGATGTCGTCAAATAGAGGGCGACGGGATTTAACTTATTTCTTCTTCTCTATCTCTTTTTGAACTTGTTTAACAAACTTCTCTATCTTGATCGCGCCCAAATCGCCTTTGCCCCGCTGGCGGACTGCCACCGCTTTGGCTTTAACCTCTTTGTCGCCAATTACTAAAGCATAAGGAATTTTTTTCAGCTCCGCATTTCTAATTCTTTTTGAGATGGTGTCTTCATCCCAAAGCTCAACCCGGATTTCTAGATCTTTTAACTGCTGGAAAACTTTTTTAGCAAAACTTAAATGCTTTAAACCCAAAGGCATTACCACTGCTTGAACCGGCGCCAACCACAAAGGAAAAGCGCCGGCATAATGTTCAATTAAGATTGCCAAGAACCGCTCCAAAGAACCGAGCGGCGCCCGATGAATCATTACCGGCACCTTTTCTTTGCCATCTCTGTCAATATATCTTAAATCAAAACGTTCAGGCAGCATAAAATCAATCTGGACTGTGCCGCATTGCCACTCCCTCCCCAAAGCGTCTTTGATGAGAAAATCCGCTTTAGGCCCGTAAAAGGCCGCTTCGCCTTTAGCAATAAAAAAATCTGCTCCGCTTTGCTCTAACGCTTGGGCCAATTTTTTTTCTGCTTCTTTCCAAACTTTAGTTTGGCCCAGATATTTTTCTTTTGCCGAGCGGAATCCGGCCCTAACTCGATAATCAGAAAACCCAAAAGTTTTATAAAGCTTTTGGATAAAACGAAAAACCCCTAAAAACTCGTCTACTGCCTGGTCCGGAGTGCAAAAAATATGAGCATCATCTTGAGTAAAAGCCCTGACCCGAAGCAAGCCATTCAGCTCTCCTGACTGTTCGTAACGGTAAACCGCGGCGACTTCAGCAATCCGCAAGGGCAGTTCTTTATAAGAACGAGGGTGAATTTTGTAGCTTTGGATATGCATTGGACAGGTCATCGGTTTAACTAAATATTCTTCTCCCTCAACGTCCATTGGAGAATACATCTTGTCCCGATAAAGCTCCCAGTGCCCGCTTTTGACCCAAAGAGATTTTTGGCCAATATGCGGGCTATAAACATGCTGATAATCAAGCTTAATCTGTTCTTGAATCTGAAAATTCTCTATCTCGCGTCTAATCACCGCACCGTTTGGCAGCCAAAGCGCTAATCCCGGGCCAACCTCTTCGGTCAAAAGAAAAAGCTCTTGCGCTTTGCTAATCTTTCGATGGTCTCGTTTTTCCGCTTCTTCTAAGTTTTTTAAATAATCTTTTAATTCTTTCTCGGTTTCAAAAGCCACGCCGTAAAACCGAATCAGCATTGGATTTTTCTCGTTGCCCCGCCAATAAGCCCCGGCGATCTTAGTTAACTGAAAAGCTTTAGGGTTAATTTCCCGGGTATTTTTTACGTGGCCGCCGCGGCAAAGATCAACAAAATCCCCGGTTTGATAAACAGAGATAGCAATCGGTGATTGACGATTGGCTTTCCCTTTCGAAACCGCTCCTGATAACTGATTATTAATAGCCGAATCATCAGTTGTGCCGTATTTTTTCAGATCAGCTAAAAGTTCCAGTTTAAAATCTTGATTCAGGTCCTTAAAAAGCTTTTTCGCCTCAACAAAACTTAATCTTTTACCCTTAAAGTCAAGGTTTTGCTTAATCAGCTTAACCATTTTCTGTTCCAGCTCTTTTAGATCTTCTAAACCGGGCTTAGCGTTCTTGGGCAAAAGAAAATCATAATAAAACCCGTTTTCAATTACCGGCCCAACTCCAAGTCTAGCTTTGGGCCATTTTTCTAAAACTGCCATTGCCAAAAGATGAGCCAAAGAATGGCGGATATGCTCTATGTTTGGTTTTTTGTTTGCCATAATTTTTATTCTACTATACTTAATTTAAAAATGCCCCGGTTCAGGGCATTGCGTTGTTCTTATTATTAGGTTTGAAAACTAAAACCACTGCCTTGAACCAAGGATTAAACAATAGCCGTAGTGGTAGTGATTAAAGTTTTCATATTTATATAATAGCTCGGTTCCCAAAAAAATCAAGTTTTCTGGCAGTTTAATGTTCTATTTAAATTTGTAAATTCGTACTTATTTGTATATTGGTGACTTAAAGTTTTAATCGATAAAGCTTGCTATCGGCTCGGTTGATAAACAAAAGATAATCTTCTTCCGGGGCAACTGCTAAATCCTTGGCGTCAAAAATCGTGTTTTCAGAATAAACTTTAAGCTCGCCGGTTTTAAAATTAAACTTAGCAAAAGAGTCGTTCGGCCTGATTTTGCCCTGCCAATAAGAAAACGGCAGATTGTTAGCTCCGGCGACTTGATTTGAATAAGCGCAATAAACTGCTTCGTTGCTTTGAGCAAAAGCGCATTTCTGAACCAAAGTTTTAACCGGAAAATCGGTCAGCTGTCCGGTTTCCAAAGAATAAAGATAAGTTTCCAGTCCGGCGCCAGACTCATTAGTTAAAGAAATGATTATTGTTTTGCCGTCCGGGGAAGGCAATAAATCAAAACCATAAAATCCTTTCCGGTATTTTTCCCGAATCGGCAAAGAAATTGTTTTTAGTTGCTTATTAGAAAAATCATAAGCAAAGATTGTTTCCAAAGCGTAGAAGGGCGCCGGCTTTTGATAAAAAACCAAATAATTGTTTCCCGGCCAGAAAAGTTTCAGGTCTGACAGATTCAGGTTGAGAATTTTTTCTTCTTTGGTGCCGTCAGAATTAAGCAAAGAAAGGTAAGCTTCTTTTTTTGATGCAGAATAATGCTGAACCGCCAGTTTTTTGCCGTCCGGCGACCAAACCGCTTCTTGGACATAATCAGGCAAGAGAAAAGTCAGGTTTTGTTCCAAATCAAAAACCGCATATCTTCTCACTAATTGGTTTTGGTAAAACCCGATTAAAACCTGCTTTCTGTCAGAAGACCAAACAATAGAAAAAACATTGTCAAGTTTGGTTTCAGAAAGATTCTTGACTTTATAAATGTCCAGAACCGGAACAATTGAGATTAGGGTTTTTTCAGTCTGGTCAAAAAGATAGATCATCTTTTCAGAAAAAACCGGGGCAAGAACTTGATGGTCAGAAACCAACTCAAACTGGCTTGAGCCGGGGCTTGCTGTTGGGGAAGCTTCAGCAATCACTGGAGAAAAGGCGATTGTCAGTCCTGGCTCTGATGTTTGCCTTTTTTGCCTAAAAAAGAAAAACAGCCAGCCGCCAATAATTAAAATCGCCAGCAAAACAATAATTGAAAGAATTAGGGTTTGTTTTCTCATGGCTTTATTTCTGGCAGTTTTTTAGAACTGAATAATGAATTTGGTCCGGATAAAAATCGCAAGTGGAGGTCGCTTGATTATTACTCATAAAATAACATAAATCGCCAAACTTTGCTGGAGCAAAAAGCTCGTCGCCGCACTGATCCTTTTTAGAGTTCAGAAATTCCATCATAAACTGATCTCGGGGGTCAAGATTATTCGGATCAGAGTCATAAAGCAGAAGGTCAACAGCCCGCTGTTCTTGGTGCGAACCATAACTGCTACCGGTTAAGGCAATTGGCTCAAAATAAAGTTGGAGATCAAGCAAATCATTAATTAAGTCACAAGATAAAGGAGTGTCGCAATTAAAAGTGCTAGAAAGAGATTCATAACAAATGATTCCGGCTTGATTTAAAGACCTTTTGTCCCCAGAAAGACAAGGCCCGGTGACTGGCATCGGAGTAATTTTGGCTATGCTCCAAAAATAGCTTAACTGCGGATCAGGAATTAATCTTGTTTCTACTGATTTCGATTGAACTAAATACTGCTTAGAGACATTCTGAAGCACCTCATCAAGACTCTTTCTTTGGGCTGATCTGGTCAAAGAATCAAATACGCCAGCCAGACCTTGGCTGGATTCGGTTTGGTTAGTTTCTGCTTTAGAGATCTGAAGATTTAGATTTAAGATCTGGGGATTAATCGTGTTTAAGATTACCCAAGAAAAGAGCAAAAGCAAAAGGCCAAAGATCGTGTTCTTAATATCATCTAAGGCAGCGGATTTCTGGGGAATACCCGCTCCTTCTGAACCCCATTTGATTCCGGCAATGATTAATCTGATAAAAGCAAAAAAGCCACCTAAGCCTAAACCAAAGTTGTAGATATAAGTGAATAGAGAGTCAAGGCTGGTTTCGTCTAAAGTTGCTCCACCCGGAGCTGGAGGCAAGGGCACTTCCCATTCAAAAGCGGCAAGAGCAGAACTAGCAAATAGCCAGTTGCTAATAGCAAATAGAAAAAAAATAAAGTAGAAAAACCATCTGCTAGGTGCTATCTGCCATTTGCTATTTGCCATTTGTATTTTAGTGTGTGTCATAATACCACCAAATAAAATCGCAATAAGTCGGAGTGGTAACTTCTTCAACTATCTCAAAATTATCCGGCAACAATCCAGCTGATTGGGCATAAGCCACAAATACATCTCTAACCTTTCGTATTTTTTCGGCATTTTGCGCTGCCCAGGGCAGATAGCTGTTTGTGTTAATGGTTAGCTCTTCGCCGTTTCTTAACCGGGCAATACCAGTATAAGGTGAAACGCAATCGCCATAATACCAATGACCCATCACATAAAAAACAATTGGATTAATCGTTGGCGGATCCCATTTGAGCATCTCGCCTCTTTTCGGACAAGCAGAAAAACCATAACCATAACCAAGAAAATCGTTCAACCAACCATCAAATTCCCCTCCTTTACCGTCATCCATTAAAAACTTCAGTCTTTTTGCTGCAATTGCATAAGCGTCACGAATATTAGAGGGATTGGGCTTATAGCCACGACTGTTTCGAATCTGATTGGCTGCATTTCTAAATTTGCAATAGGTATCCCAGATACAGCGAGTCTTAGCCGCTCCAGAAATAGCACAGGATTTAATTGGCTGCTGCATGGGCCCAACTGCGCCTGATGAGTTTGGCAGACACCAATTTTCATTATTAGCTAGCTCTGGGTTCTGGGGATTAGCTAAACCAATATAGCCGCCAGGAGAAGCAGCCGCAGCAATGTATTCTGGGGTAATACCTTCATAACTGTCAAAAAGCAAACCTTCGCTTTCTGCCACTTGAATCGCAAATAAAACTTTTGGCGGAATCCCAAAAAAGTTCGCCGCCTCAACTAAATAAGTCCGATAATCGTCCGGCGCGCCAAAGCCGCCGCTGCCTCGACGAGGCGGAGGCAAACCAGACTCGTCATAGCCGCAATTTTTGTTTTTAAAATCCGGTTTCCAGTCACCAACCAGCTCACAGACACTGCCAACTCCTCCAGCTGAACAATCTGGATCTGCTGGCAAGGGGCATCCTGGATCCCAGCCTTCAGGAGTTTTCCCAGCGCATTTGTCACGGTAAAAATCACAA is a genomic window of Patescibacteria group bacterium containing:
- a CDS encoding 50S ribosomal protein L11 methyltransferase, with the translated sequence MFIVFLNLVFSLIAILILIGVIIFLIPAVRWLPFVPSEKDRVGTMVELARIKPGEKAVDLGSGDGRIVIALAQTGAEAHGYEINPLLVWWSRYRIKRAGLTDKAFIHQKDFWQEDLSQYQLVVIYGISFIMSRLEKKLTKELKSGARVVINDAVFPNLKYSQKQDKVYLYRI
- a CDS encoding ROK family protein — its product is MRKNSKSKIQNQKSALVIGVDAGGTKIRGVLMQNNKIFKKAEVLHDVKRVTQKVFLNSLFIVLNSLFTPGVQKIGIGVPGIVKNNKVINAGVVKDLVDLEIKKAVEQKYKAKTMLDNDVNVALRAEMKNLSRAESVFMLTLGTDIGGAYWENGRIDPGAFDTAYELNQMIIDYKSKKKLKNFCASEFFLAKGFKPLESENKARQGNKTHQKLWQEFGSNLGIALANVVNLIEPDIILIGGGLAHAWPLFIKQAGRTMKHLILSPLARKKIKILKAKNVKWSGAIGAAYLAQEIES
- the thrS gene encoding threonine--tRNA ligase — encoded protein: MANKKPNIEHIRHSLAHLLAMAVLEKWPKARLGVGPVIENGFYYDFLLPKNAKPGLEDLKELEQKMVKLIKQNLDFKGKRLSFVEAKKLFKDLNQDFKLELLADLKKYGTTDDSAINNQLSGAVSKGKANRQSPIAISVYQTGDFVDLCRGGHVKNTREINPKAFQLTKIAGAYWRGNEKNPMLIRFYGVAFETEKELKDYLKNLEEAEKRDHRKISKAQELFLLTEEVGPGLALWLPNGAVIRREIENFQIQEQIKLDYQHVYSPHIGQKSLWVKSGHWELYRDKMYSPMDVEGEEYLVKPMTCPMHIQSYKIHPRSYKELPLRIAEVAAVYRYEQSGELNGLLRVRAFTQDDAHIFCTPDQAVDEFLGVFRFIQKLYKTFGFSDYRVRAGFRSAKEKYLGQTKVWKEAEKKLAQALEQSGADFFIAKGEAAFYGPKADFLIKDALGREWQCGTVQIDFMLPERFDLRYIDRDGKEKVPVMIHRAPLGSLERFLAILIEHYAGAFPLWLAPVQAVVMPLGLKHLSFAKKVFQQLKDLEIRVELWDEDTISKRIRNAELKKIPYALVIGDKEVKAKAVAVRQRGKGDLGAIKIEKFVKQVQKEIEKKK
- a CDS encoding pilin, with translation MANSKWQIAPSRWFFYFIFFLFAISNWLFASSALAAFEWEVPLPPAPGGATLDETSLDSLFTYIYNFGLGLGGFFAFIRLIIAGIKWGSEGAGIPQKSAALDDIKNTIFGLLLLLFSWVILNTINPQILNLNLQISKAETNQTESSQGLAGVFDSLTRSAQRKSLDEVLQNVSKQYLVQSKSVETRLIPDPQLSYFWSIAKITPMPVTGPCLSGDKRSLNQAGIICYESLSSTFNCDTPLSCDLINDLLDLQLYFEPIALTGSSYGSHQEQRAVDLLLYDSDPNNLDPRDQFMMEFLNSKKDQCGDELFAPAKFGDLCYFMSNNQATSTCDFYPDQIHYSVLKNCQK
- a CDS encoding pilin produces the protein MANSKWQIAPSRWFFYFIFFLFAISNWLFASSALAAFEWEVPLPPAPGGATLDETSLDSLFTYIYNFGLGLGGFFAFIRLIIAGIKWGSEGAGIPQKSAALDDIKNTIFGLLLLLFSWVILNTINPQILNLNLQISKAETNQTESSQGLAGVFDSLTRSAQRKSLDEVLQNVSKQYLIQVQPDKIRQLSLGNYQLEPVKFCPPTSSSDSVCAMDCTQANDPCDFYRDKCAGKTPEGWDPGCPLPADPDCSAGGVGSVCELVGDWKPDFKNKNCGYDESGLPPPRRGSGGFGAPDDYRTYLVEAANFFGIPPKVLFAIQVAESEGLLFDSYEGITPEYIAAAASPGGYIGLANPQNPELANNENWCLPNSSGAVGPMQQPIKSCAISGAAKTRCIWDTYCKFRNAANQIRNSRGYKPNPSNIRDAYAIAAKRLKFLMDDGKGGEFDGWLNDFLGYGYGFSACPKRGEMLKWDPPTINPIVFYVMGHWYYGDCVSPYTGIARLRNGEELTINTNSYLPWAAQNAEKIRKVRDVFVAYAQSAGLLPDNFEIVEEVTTPTYCDFIWWYYDTH